The genomic region TCCTGGCGATTCGGATGTTTCTCCATTTGCCAAAAGGGAACTGGGCAGAGCCGGAGCGAAGGCTCTCGGCAATATCATGAGTGACAACGACGTTGTCGCCGTAACTGGCGGATCAACAACGGCCGAAGTCGCAGAGCAGCTGACTCCGCCAACATCGCTCAAAGGTGTCTGGTTCGTACCAGCACGCGGTGGACTTGGAGAAAGCCTTGAAATTCAGGCGAATACGATCGCATCCACAATGGCAAAACGGGTAGGAGCGCAATACAAACTCCTGCATGTACCGGATTTGCTTAGTGATCATGCCTATGAATCATTAATCCAAGACCCCAGTGTTCAGGAAATTCTGGAGCTGATTCGGAAATCGCGGATTGTTATTCATGGAATTGGTGATGCCGTGGAGATGGCGACAAGACGTAAACTTGCGACGGAGATTATAGATGAACTCCAAGAGCAAGGGGCCGTATCTGAGTCTTTCGGTTATTACTTTAATGATCAGGGTGAGGTGGTACATACCATGCTTACACTGGGAATGCGACTTCAGGATATTGAACGAACCGATGTCGTGATCGGAATTGCAGGTGGCAAAAGCAAAGCTGCTGCCATTCACTCCGTGTTGCGATTTGGTCAGGAAGATATTCTGATTATTGATGAGGCTGCTGCCGAAGTCATCGTAGCCGAAATGGAATAAGAGTTTACTTTTCATTACAACCATTGTTGTCTTGACGGACTTCACCGTCTGTCTTGAATATATAAGTTTCATAAAAAAATTAATCAAAACTTGGGAGGAACTTACTCATGATTAAAGTAGGTATTAACGGTTTTGGACGTATTGGACGCTTGGCATTCCGCCGTATTCAAAATGTAGCAGGCATCGAGGTAGTAGCAATCAACGACTTGACTGACGCTAAAATGCTGGCTCATTTGCTCAAATATGATACAACTCAAGGTCGCTTCGATGGCGATGTTGAAGTACACGATGGCTTCTTCAAAGTGAACGGCAAAGAAGTTAAGGTATTGGCTAACCGTAACCCAGAAGAACTTCCTTGGGGCGACCTGGGCGTAGATATCGTTCTGGAATGTACTGGTTTCTTCACAACTAAAGAAGCAGCTGAGAAACACTTGAAAGGTGGAGCTAAGAAAGTTGTTATCTCCGCACCAGCTACTGGCGACATGAAAACCATCGTTTACAACGTAAACCATGAAATCCTCGACGGTACTGAAACTGTAATCTCCGGCGCATCTTGCACAACAAACTGCCTGGCACCTATGGCAAAAACACTGCAAGACAAATTCGGAATCGTTCAAGGTTTGATGACTACAATTCACGCTTACACTGGCGACCAAAACACGTTGGATGCTCCACACCCTAAAGGTGACTTCCGTCGTGCTCGCGCAGCAGCTGAAAACATCATCCCTAACACAACTGGTGCTGCTAAAGCAATCGGTCTGGTAATTCCAGAACTGCAAGGCATCCTTGATGGTGCAGCTCAACGTGTACCAGTAGCTACTGGTTCCCTGACTGAGCTCGTAACTGTTCTGAACAAAAAAGTAACGGCTGAAGAAGTTAATGCAGCTATGCAAGAAGCTTCCGATCCAGAAACTTTCGGATACACTGAAGACGAAATCGTATCTTCCGATATCCAAGGAATCACTTTCGGTTCCCTGTTTGATGCAACTCAAACTAAAGTTCTGACTGTTGGCGACCAACAATTGGTTAAAACTGTAGCTTGGTATGACAACGAAATGTCCTACACTGCACAATTGGTTCGCACTTTGGAGCACTTTGCAAAAATGATTAAGTAATATCTGCAATAACATAGAGCGGAAACAGATGCTATTGTTTCCGCTCTTTATATATCTACATTTTGCAAATTTCTCAAAAACACCAGGATTGACAAGGGATTTCAGCTCTTGATTGGTCCACCAAATACATGGGTGCGGAGGAAATACAGATGAACAAAAAAAGTGTACGCGATATCGAATTGACAGGAAAACGGGCTTTTGTCCGTGTAGATTTCAATGTGCCGCTCGAAGATGGTAAAATTACAGATGACAAACGTATTCGTGCAACGCTTCCTACAATCAACTTCTTGATTGAAAAAGGTGCTAAAGTCATTTTGGCAAGCCACATGGGTCGTCCTAACGGCGAAGTGGTTGAATCCTTGCGTTTGACTCCAGCAGCTGAGCGTTTGTCTGAATTGCTTGGTAAAACAGTTGTTAAAGCTGACGATTCTGTTGGTGACGCTGTTAAAGCTCAAATCGCTGAACTGAACAACGGCGACGTATTGTTGCTTGAAAACGTTCGTTTCCACGCAGGCGAAGAGAAAAATGATCCAGAACTCGCAAAACAATTCGCTGAACTGGCTGACGTTTTCGTTAACGATGCGTTTGGCGCGGCTCACAGAGCACACGCTTCGACTGAAGGAATCGCTCACTTGCTTCCAGCAGTGTCCGGTTTGTTGATGGAGAAAGAACTTGAAGTGTTGGGTAAAGCAATCTCCAACCCTGAGCGTCCTTTCACAGCCATCATCGGCGGATCCAAAGTTAAGGACAAAATCGATGTAATCGACAACCTGCTGAACATTGCAGATAACGTGATCATCGGTGGCGGTCTGACTTACACGTTCTTCAAAGCACAAGGACATGAAATTGGACAATCCTTGCTGGATGAATCCAAACTTGATGTTGCTCTCGGTTTCATCGAAAAAGCGAAAAAACTGGGCAAGAACTTCTACCTGCCGGTAGATATCGTAGTGTCTGACGATTTCAGTGCAAAAGCTAACACGCAAATCGTTGACATCGACGGCATCCCAGCAGATTGGGAAGGTATCGACATCGGTCCTAAAACACGTGAGATCTATGCTGACGTAATCAAAAACTCCAAATTGGTTGTATGGAACGGACCAATGGGCGTATTTGAAATCGAGCCATTCTCTCACGGTACTCGTGCAGTAGCGGAAGCTTGCGCAGAGACAGAAGCTTACACTGTAATTGGTGGCGGTGACTCCGCAGCAGCAGCTGAGAAGTTCAAATTGGCTGACAAAATGAACCACATCTCTACAGGTGGCGGTGCATCCCTCGAGTTCATGGAAGGTAAAGTACTTCCAGGCGTAGTGGCATTGAACGACAAGTAAGTTTTAGTCTATAGCATGAAGGAGTTGAAACCCATGAGAACACCGATTATCGCAGGTAACTGGAAAATGTTCAAAACGGTTTCCGAATCCAATGACTTCATTCAGGAAGTTAAAGGAAAAGCGGAAGTTGAAGGCGTGGAGACTGTAATCTGCGCACCGTTTACAAATCTGCCATCCCTGGTAGAAGCCGTTAAAGGCACAAACATCAAAATTGGTGCACAAAATCTTCATTTTGAAGACAACGGTGCATTCACAGGTGAAATCAGCGGCGTGATGCTGAAAGACCTGGGTGTGGATTATGTCATTATTGGTCACTCGGAGCGCCGTCAATATTTTGCGGAAACCGATGAGACTGTCAATAAAAAGTTGCATGCAGCATTCCGTCACGGATTGACTCCAATCTTCTGCCTTGGTGAGACGCTTGAAGAGCGTGAAGCGAACCAAACAAAAGACGTATGCAAAGTGCAAACAGTAGCTGCTTTTGAAGGTCTGTCTGCTGAGCAAGCGGCACAAGTCGTTATCGCTTATGAGCCAATCTGGGCGATTGGTACAGGCAAATCCTCCACTTCCCAAGATGCGAATGAAGTTATTGCTTACATCCGTACGCTGGTGAAGGATCTGTACAACGAGACGGTAGCTAATGCAGTTCGTATTCAATACGGCGGCAGTGTTAAACCGGAGAACGTAACAGAATACCTCGGACAAAGCGACATCGACGGCGCGCTTGTTGGCGGTGCCAGCTTGCAGCCGGCTTCGTTCATCGCGCTTGTTGAGGGGGCGAAGTAAGATGACAGCTCCAAAACCTGTAGCACTGATCATCATGGATGGCTTTGGTCTGCGTAACACGGTGGAAGGCAATGCGGTCGCGCAAGCCAAGAAACCGAACTACGACCGTTTCATGAGCCAATTCCCACACACAACACTCACTGCTTGCGGTGAAGCTGTAGGTTTGCCAGAAGGGCAAATGGGAAATTCCGAGGTAGGTCACCTGAACATTGGTGCCGGCCGGATCGTATACCAGGATTTGACCCGTATCTCCAAATCCATTCGTGACGGCGAGTTCTACGACAATGAAACACTTGTCAAAGCTGTTCGCGAAGCGAAACAAAGCGGCAAAAAGCTTCATCTCTACGGCTTGTTGTCCGATGGCGGCGTACATAGTCACATCGACCACCTGTTTGCTATGCTGGATCTGGCTAAAAAAGAAGGAATGAACGATGTATATATTCATGCCTTCATGGATGGCCGTGATGTTATGCCAGACAGTGGTAAAGACTTCATGCAGAAACTGATCGCCAAGATTGAAGAAGTTGGTGTAGGTAAAATCGCAACGGTTCAAGGTCGCTATTACGCGATGGACCGTGACAAACGTTGGGAACGGGTTGAGAAATCATACCGCGCCATCGTTTATGGAGATGGACCGAAATACACTGACCCACTCAAAGCGGTTGAAGAATCGTATGAGAAATCCGTATTTGATGAATTCGTTGAACCAACGGTTATCGTCAAAGCGGATGGTGAGCCGGTAGGTTTGGTAGAGAGCGGCGATTCCGTTATCTTCCTTAACTTCCGTCCTGACCGTGCGATCCAGTTGTCGCAAGTATTCACGAACCAGGATTTCCGCGGTTTCGATCGTGGTCCGAAGTTCCCTGTGGGCTTGCACTTTGTATGCTTAACTTTGTTCAGTGAGACGGTTGAAGGTTATGTGGCTTATTCGCCGAAGAACCTCGACAACACGCTGGGTGAAGTTCTGGTACAGAACAATAAAAAACAACTGCGTATTGCAGAAACTGAGAAATACCCGCACGTTACCTTCTTCTTCAGCGGCGGTCGTGATGTGGAGCTTCCGGGTGAAACTCGCGTACTGATCAACTCACCAAAAGTTGCAACGTATGACCTGCAACCGGAGATGAGCGCGTATGAAGTGGCTGATGCATGTGTTCGCGAGATCGAAGCAGACAAACATGACGCCATCATTCTGAACTTTGCTAACCCTGACATGGTTGGACACTCCGGCATGCTGGAGCCTACCATCAAAGCGGTTGAAGTAACAGATGAGTGCATGGGACGTGTTGTGGATGCAGTACTTGCCAAAGGCGGCGTTGTACTGATCACTGCGGATCATGGTAACGCGGATATGGTGTTCGATGAGCAAGGACGTCCGTTCACAGCTCATACAACGAACCCGGTTCCATTCATCGTTACCGATGCAAATGTAACCCTGCGTGAAGGCGGAATCCTGGCGGATATCGCGCCAACGATCCTTGACCTGATGCAATTGCCTAAACCGGAAGAAATGACAGGAACATCTGTTATCGCTACCCGTAAATAAGTTACGCAACAACATATATGAAATTGGGAAGTTTGGAGTTTACCCGGAACGAAGGCAGCAGAAATAGTCTGAAGAAGCGGAGCGTTCGCCTTTATCACATGATTCCAACTTATGACGATAAGTTCAAAGAAATCAGGGGATAACAGAGATCGGAAGACGATTCTGCTAACGTAGTGGAAAAGGGAAAACACAAGTGGTCCTAATTTTTAATAAATTTAAATTTAAAGGAGATTATCACAAATGACTATTATTTCTGACGTGTACGCTCGCGAAGTCCTCGACTCCCGCGGTAACCCTACAGTAGAAGTTGAAGTATACCTGGAGTCCGGCGCAATCGGACGCGCAATCGTTCCATCCGGTGCATCCACTGGTGCCCACGAAGCAGTTGAGCTTCGCGATGGCGACAAATCCCGTTACCTCGGTAAAGGCGTTCTGCAAGCTGTTAAAAACGTAAACGAAACAATCGCTCCAGAAGTTATCGGTATGGATGCATTGGATCAACTGGGAATCGACAAATTGATGATTACTTTGGATGGTACGCCAAACAAAGGTAAACTGGGTGCTAACGCAATCTTGGCTGTATCCATGGCAGTAGCTCGCGCAGCTGCTGACGCTCTGGACCTGCCATTGTACGTTTACCTGGGCGGATTCAACGCTAAAGCACTGCCAGTACCAATGATGAACATCATCAACGGTGGTGAGCATGCTGACAACAACATCGACGTTCAAGAGTTCATGGTTCTTCCAGTTGGAGCACCAAGCTTCAAAGAAGCTCTTCGCGTAGGTGCGGAAATCTTCCACAACCTGAAATCCGTATTGAGCTCCAAAGGCTTGAACACAGCTGTAGGTGACGAAGGTGGTTTCGCACCGAACCTTGGTTCGAACGAAGAAGCAATCACTACAATCATCGAAGCTATTGAAAAAGCAGGTTACAAACCAGGCGTTGACGTATTCCTGGGTATGGACGTTGCTTCCACTGAGTTCTACAAAGATGGTAAGTACACACTTGCTGGCGAAGGTAAATCTTACACTTCCGCTGAGTATGTTGACCTTCTGGCTTCATGGGTTGAGAAATACCCAATCATCACAATCGAAGACGGTATGTCCGAAGATGACTGGGATGGTTGGAAATTGCTCACTGAGAAATTGGGAGACAAAGTACAACTCGTTGGTGATGACCTGTTCGTAACGAACACTGAGCGTCTGGGTAGAGGTATCGACGAAGGTATCGGTAACTCCATCCTGATCAAAGTTAACCAAATCGGTACATTGACTGAAACATTCGATGCAATCGAAATGGCTAAACGTGCAGGATACACAGCTGTAATCTCCCACCGTTCCGGTGAGTCCGAAGACAGCACAATCGCTGACATCGCTGTTGCAACTAACGCTGGTCAAATCAAAACGGGTGCTCCTTCCCGTACAGACCGTATCGCGAAGTACAACCAATTGCTCCGCATTGAGGATCAACTGGGTGAACTGGCTCAATACAATGGTCTTAAAGGATTCTACAACCTTAAAAAATAAGCTGGATATCCAGCTTTTACGGGCAAGCCGGGTAACCGGCTTGTCTTTTTTATTGAAACAGAATAGTGGTATATCGTGCAGATTACGTAGATGGTGAAATTTAGGGCATTGTATGAACTGCACTACTTGTATCACAACAATAGCTATGTTACAATTAAAGTAACTGTTTTTATGGTGAGATGTTATGCCCACATGGGTAGGAGGTGGAAAGAATGGATATTGCTTTGAAATTGCTGCTCGTTGTCTTCTCGATCGGTCTAATCACTGTAGTATTGCTGCAGCACGGAAAAAGCGCTGGTTTGGCGGGTGCCATCTCCGGTGGTGCGGAACATCTTTTCGGTAAAACGAAAGCGCGCGGATTGGATCTCTTCCTGCAACGTGCAACGGTGGTACTGGGTGCAGGATTTATGATTTTGTCTATTATTGTTACGGTTGTTTCCAAGTAAGACTTGGAACTGCTGAGCAATGAATAGCTTAAGCCAATGGCTTCATTGATGAACCTTCGTTTCGTGGAGAAACGGGGGTTTTTTAATAAATTCTTACGCGTCCAAACTTTTCCAACGATTTATTGACTCCATGATTTCGGTCTTCTTCTCACTTCTGTTCGGTTTTCCTTCCTTAGTGGCAACACACCCCTATCATGTATGGTATGTCCTCGCTTATTCGTTACGCGAACTTACTCCTTATAATGAATGTCATGTGTACAGAAAATTTTCGGATGTGGTCGTTTTACAGATGCGTGCAGCACGTGTATTGCATAAAATGTCTGTAGAGATACGTGAAAGCGTGATTTTAGAGGAGCGCCCGGCAACTGTGGTTTTTTTGCGAGGTACGGATGGGCCGGATTGAATTCGTGTATACTAGGGTATGAGATAGTATGGTTGCACGACTACACTCTTCACGACAGTTACATTGTACTGCATGAAAATGGTATGGATTCCGATACATAAAGAGATGAGACCCGATTACACTTTTATGTTTCCCGAGGTGAATATATTAATGATAACAGAACAACAATTGCTCGACTTCATGCGGGAAACCGCTTATAAACCGATGACTTATCAGGAGTTGGAACAGCACTTCGGGCTCGAAGATGCAGCTGATTTCAAAGCCTTTTTGATTATGCTTAATACGCTGGAGGAATCCGGTAAAGTTTTGCTGACACGTAACAATCGCTATGGCATGCCAGAGCGCATGGATTTGGTACGCGGACGTTTACAAGCTCACGCCAAAGGTTTTGCTTTCCTTATTCCAGAGGATCGGGAGCACCCTGATGTGTACATTCACGCCAATGATATGAAGAGTGCGATGAATGGTGACACCGTATTGGTTAAAGTTACTTCTCAAGGACCTTCTGGCGGCCGCCTGGAGGGTGAGATCGTTCGTATTGTTACTCGTGCTGTGACACAAGTGGTTGGTGTGTTCCAGAGCCATGAGGTGTACGGCTTCGTCATTCCGGATGACAAACGGATTAATCGCGATATTTTCATCCCGCGTACGAATTTTGCTGGGGCGGTTGATGGACAGAAGGTTGTAGCCAAAATCCTCAGCTATCCGGAGGGCCGTGCGGCAGCTGAGGGTGAAGTGATTGAGATTCTCGGTCATAAGGATGAGCCGGGTATTGATATTTTGTCCGTCATCCGCAAGCATCAGCTGCCTGAAGCTTTCCCGGATGAAGTGGTAGAAGAGGCGGAGAAAGCACCAGACTCCATCACGGATCAAGAGATTGTACAACAGGGGCGCCGTGATCTGCGTGGACTTAACATTGTTACGATTGATGGCGAAGATGCCAAGGATCTGGATGACGCTGTTAACGTAGAGAAGCTGCCTAACGGGAACTATCGTCTGGGTGTTCATATTGCCGACGTTGGCTATTATGTGCAGGAGAATTCCAAGCTGGATCAGGAAGCTTATAACCGCGGATGCAGTGTGTATTTGGTAGACCGGGTTATTCCGATGTTGCCACAACGTCTGTCCAACGGGATTTGTAGTTTGAACCCACAGGTAGACCGTTTGACTTTGTCTTGTGAGATGGAGTTTAACGACCAGATGAAGGTTGTGAAACATGACATTTTCACGAGTGTAATTAAAACTAAAGAGCGGATGACGTATTCCAACGTTCGCAAAATCCTTGAAGGTGAAGAGCCCGAATTGCTCGAGCGTTATAAGGATCTGGTTGACGATTTCCATCTGATGAAAGAGATTGCTTTGAAACTTCGTGCTATGCGTATGCGCCGTGGTGCGGTTGACTTTGATTTTGAAGAATCCAAAATCATTGTGGATGCAGAATGCAAACCGGTAGATATCGTGAAACGTGAGCGCTCGATTGCAGAGCAAATCATTGAGGAGTTCATGTTGGCAGCGAACGAAACAGTGGCAGAGCATTTCCACTGGTTGAAGGTTCCGTTCATTTATCGTGTGCACGAAGACCCGGATCAAGAAAAACTGCAAAATTTCCTCGCCTTTGCGGCGAATTTCGGACACCAGGTCAAAGGACGTGGCAACGCGATTCATCCACGTGCACTTCAATCATTGCTTGAAGATATCAAAGAAACGAAAGAGCAAACCGTGATCAGTACGATGATGCTCCGTTCCATGAAACAGGCGAAGTATGATTCCGAAATGTCGGGTCACTTTGGCCTCGCGGCAGAATTCTATAGTCACTTTACGTCTCCAATTCGTCGTTATCCCGATCTCGTCATTCACCGGGTGATTCGCGAAGTCATTGAAAATAATGGTGCATTGCCGGAGAACCGTCAGGAGTATTTGGCAGCACGTATGTCCGATATTGCGCAGCAGTCTTCGGAACGTGAACGTGTGGCGGTAGAAGCTGAGCGGGATACGGAGAAAATGAAAAAAGCCGAGTACATGCTCGACAAAGTAGGCGAAGAGTTCGAAGGCATGATCAGCAGTGTGACCAGCTTTGGTATGTTCATTGAACTGGAGAACACGGTTGAAGGTCTAATTCGCTTGAGTGCACTCACGGACGACTATTACCATTTTGACGATCAGCATATGGCTCTGATTGGTGAACGTACCTCGAAAGTCTTCCGCATCGGTGATGAAGTGAAGATTCGTGTGGCACGTGTAAGCATGGAAGAGTATACGATTGATTTTGAAATGGTCGATATGAAACCTCGCGGTGAACGTCCTGGCGGCGGCTTCGGTGGCGGACGTGGCGGTAAAGGTGGACGCCCAGCAAGTGGTGGCGGACGCGGCGGTGCCAAGGGTGGACCAGGTGGATTCAGCGGTTCACGTGGCGGCAAAGGCAGTTCGGCAGGTGCTGGAGCCAGTCGTGGTGGCAGATCAACGGAAGAAAGCAGCAAAGGTGGACGTGGCGGTCGCGGTGGAGCAGCGAGTGCAGGCGCGAGCGCAGGCTCATCCGGTGGCTACGCAGGTAAAGGCGGCGGTAAACCAAAAGGTGAGCGTCGTACTGGTGAAGCTGGCGGATCGACTGGCCGGGGCAAAGGTGCGGTGAGCTTTGGTTTTGGCTCCGGTAAAGGCGGATATAGCTCTACATCGGGTGGATCGGATAGTAGTTCAACCGGTGGACAAGGAAGTGGTCTGAACGGCGGCAGCGGTCGCGGTGAAGGAAGCTTTAAGTCCGGCAAGGGCGGCGGTAAAGGTGGCAAAGGCGGAAGTGGACGCAAAAACACTTCGCCGAGCGGTGTATTTATTGGAGAGAATGCAACTCCTGGTGGCGCTCAGGAAGGCGGAGCACCACGACGCAAGCGGAAGAAGAGCAAAGGTGCAGCTGGTAACGGCACGGCAGCTTTTGTACGTAAAAAGAAAAAATAATAAGGCTACAGTCACTTGGAGAGCTGGACTGCAATTAGTTCCTCCAAGTTAAGCGTTAGAGAAATAGTAACTTCAGCCGGTGTATTGTTTCGCACAGTCTGAAAGTGGTGTAATGAGGAGGGGCGGCAGAGGTCGCCTCTTTCTTGATTTTAACAGCCGTACTTGCTACAATTAAGGTCTGGCACGTGGTACCTTGGTGCAACATTGGGTGCGCTGCTATAGAGCATGGTACCGGCTTATTTTACGGAGAAGGAGTGAGGACATGGGCAAGAATGATGGACAGAGTAAAGTGCTCGCACAGAATAAAAAGGCTTCCCATGACTACTTCATTGAAGATACGTATGAAGCGGGCATGGTGCTTACCGGAACGGAGATCAAATCTCTTCGTAACGGCCGTGCGAATATTGGTGATGCGTTTGCCACGATTCGGAACGGTGAGATTCATATTCACAATATGCATATTAGTCCTTTTGAACAAGGGAACCGAAATAATCCGCTCGATCCAACTCGTACGCGCAAGTTGTTGATGCATAAAGTGCAGATTCACAAGCTGCTCGGGCTGTCGAAACAGGACGGATACAGCATTGTGCCTTTGAAGATCTATATCCGCAACGGTTATGCGAAGCTTTTGCTCGGACTGGGTAAAGGTAAGAAACAGTTCGACAAACGTGAGACTGCAGCCAAGCGGGATGCACAACGTGATATTCAACGGGCAATGCGCGAGAAGCAGAAGGTTGCGCGTTAAGTGGATTGTTGGGCGTGGAAAGCTGCATCTTAGGTGTAAGTTAGTTCTCGTATGGAGCTAGGAAGAGTGTTGTACGAGTTAAGGAGTCTCAAGGTTTGTCCTGTATTGGGCAAGATTGAGGCTTTTTTTATTTGTAGTGTGGAAGGTGATTTGATGTGAATAGCTGAAATATGAAGTTGGCTGATTTTTGTTGTGTGTGATTAAGTAAATTGCTAGGAGTATGAAGCTAAGTGCGGTGAGGAATCTAAATTATCAGCTGTTGCGTAGTTTGTCAGGGTAGTGGGTAAGATACTTAGGTACAGTTGTTCGTGATCGGATCTGGGTAAACTTTACTTCCGATTGGTGACGCGGTATAATATGTAGACGATTGAGCCTGTTGTACTGGATAACCTTGCACACATGCTCAGCCTGCTGGAATGTCTTCCAGCAATCTGTACTATTTCGGTGATGTGTCCTGTGTTATGATTATTCATGTAGCAGACAGGAATGCCGAGTTTGAAAGAAGCATCTTTTTACCTTGGAGGAAAAAGATGTGTAGCACCTTTGCTCCGTATTCACGGATTAATCCTGGAGCCCTTCTTCATTGAGGGGGCGTTTATGGATTCGACGGGGATAGTTCGAGCATGGGTAGCGGGTAGTGGGGACGCGTCCGCTTCATCAACGCTAAAGCCTATTAAA from Paenibacillus sp. FSL R5-0341 harbors:
- the secG gene encoding preprotein translocase subunit SecG, translating into MDIALKLLLVVFSIGLITVVLLQHGKSAGLAGAISGGAEHLFGKTKARGLDLFLQRATVVLGAGFMILSIIVTVVSK
- the gpmI gene encoding 2,3-bisphosphoglycerate-independent phosphoglycerate mutase; the protein is MTAPKPVALIIMDGFGLRNTVEGNAVAQAKKPNYDRFMSQFPHTTLTACGEAVGLPEGQMGNSEVGHLNIGAGRIVYQDLTRISKSIRDGEFYDNETLVKAVREAKQSGKKLHLYGLLSDGGVHSHIDHLFAMLDLAKKEGMNDVYIHAFMDGRDVMPDSGKDFMQKLIAKIEEVGVGKIATVQGRYYAMDRDKRWERVEKSYRAIVYGDGPKYTDPLKAVEESYEKSVFDEFVEPTVIVKADGEPVGLVESGDSVIFLNFRPDRAIQLSQVFTNQDFRGFDRGPKFPVGLHFVCLTLFSETVEGYVAYSPKNLDNTLGEVLVQNNKKQLRIAETEKYPHVTFFFSGGRDVELPGETRVLINSPKVATYDLQPEMSAYEVADACVREIEADKHDAIILNFANPDMVGHSGMLEPTIKAVEVTDECMGRVVDAVLAKGGVVLITADHGNADMVFDEQGRPFTAHTTNPVPFIVTDANVTLREGGILADIAPTILDLMQLPKPEEMTGTSVIATRK
- the tpiA gene encoding triose-phosphate isomerase, coding for MRTPIIAGNWKMFKTVSESNDFIQEVKGKAEVEGVETVICAPFTNLPSLVEAVKGTNIKIGAQNLHFEDNGAFTGEISGVMLKDLGVDYVIIGHSERRQYFAETDETVNKKLHAAFRHGLTPIFCLGETLEEREANQTKDVCKVQTVAAFEGLSAEQAAQVVIAYEPIWAIGTGKSSTSQDANEVIAYIRTLVKDLYNETVANAVRIQYGGSVKPENVTEYLGQSDIDGALVGGASLQPASFIALVEGAK
- the rnr gene encoding ribonuclease R is translated as MITEQQLLDFMRETAYKPMTYQELEQHFGLEDAADFKAFLIMLNTLEESGKVLLTRNNRYGMPERMDLVRGRLQAHAKGFAFLIPEDREHPDVYIHANDMKSAMNGDTVLVKVTSQGPSGGRLEGEIVRIVTRAVTQVVGVFQSHEVYGFVIPDDKRINRDIFIPRTNFAGAVDGQKVVAKILSYPEGRAAAEGEVIEILGHKDEPGIDILSVIRKHQLPEAFPDEVVEEAEKAPDSITDQEIVQQGRRDLRGLNIVTIDGEDAKDLDDAVNVEKLPNGNYRLGVHIADVGYYVQENSKLDQEAYNRGCSVYLVDRVIPMLPQRLSNGICSLNPQVDRLTLSCEMEFNDQMKVVKHDIFTSVIKTKERMTYSNVRKILEGEEPELLERYKDLVDDFHLMKEIALKLRAMRMRRGAVDFDFEESKIIVDAECKPVDIVKRERSIAEQIIEEFMLAANETVAEHFHWLKVPFIYRVHEDPDQEKLQNFLAFAANFGHQVKGRGNAIHPRALQSLLEDIKETKEQTVISTMMLRSMKQAKYDSEMSGHFGLAAEFYSHFTSPIRRYPDLVIHRVIREVIENNGALPENRQEYLAARMSDIAQQSSERERVAVEAERDTEKMKKAEYMLDKVGEEFEGMISSVTSFGMFIELENTVEGLIRLSALTDDYYHFDDQHMALIGERTSKVFRIGDEVKIRVARVSMEEYTIDFEMVDMKPRGERPGGGFGGGRGGKGGRPASGGGRGGAKGGPGGFSGSRGGKGSSAGAGASRGGRSTEESSKGGRGGRGGAASAGASAGSSGGYAGKGGGKPKGERRTGEAGGSTGRGKGAVSFGFGSGKGGYSSTSGGSDSSSTGGQGSGLNGGSGRGEGSFKSGKGGGKGGKGGSGRKNTSPSGVFIGENATPGGAQEGGAPRRKRKKSKGAAGNGTAAFVRKKKK
- a CDS encoding phosphoglycerate kinase yields the protein MNKKSVRDIELTGKRAFVRVDFNVPLEDGKITDDKRIRATLPTINFLIEKGAKVILASHMGRPNGEVVESLRLTPAAERLSELLGKTVVKADDSVGDAVKAQIAELNNGDVLLLENVRFHAGEEKNDPELAKQFAELADVFVNDAFGAAHRAHASTEGIAHLLPAVSGLLMEKELEVLGKAISNPERPFTAIIGGSKVKDKIDVIDNLLNIADNVIIGGGLTYTFFKAQGHEIGQSLLDESKLDVALGFIEKAKKLGKNFYLPVDIVVSDDFSAKANTQIVDIDGIPADWEGIDIGPKTREIYADVIKNSKLVVWNGPMGVFEIEPFSHGTRAVAEACAETEAYTVIGGGDSAAAAEKFKLADKMNHISTGGGASLEFMEGKVLPGVVALNDK
- the eno gene encoding phosphopyruvate hydratase; protein product: MTIISDVYAREVLDSRGNPTVEVEVYLESGAIGRAIVPSGASTGAHEAVELRDGDKSRYLGKGVLQAVKNVNETIAPEVIGMDALDQLGIDKLMITLDGTPNKGKLGANAILAVSMAVARAAADALDLPLYVYLGGFNAKALPVPMMNIINGGEHADNNIDVQEFMVLPVGAPSFKEALRVGAEIFHNLKSVLSSKGLNTAVGDEGGFAPNLGSNEEAITTIIEAIEKAGYKPGVDVFLGMDVASTEFYKDGKYTLAGEGKSYTSAEYVDLLASWVEKYPIITIEDGMSEDDWDGWKLLTEKLGDKVQLVGDDLFVTNTERLGRGIDEGIGNSILIKVNQIGTLTETFDAIEMAKRAGYTAVISHRSGESEDSTIADIAVATNAGQIKTGAPSRTDRIAKYNQLLRIEDQLGELAQYNGLKGFYNLKK
- a CDS encoding sugar-binding domain-containing protein, with protein sequence MRTILEVQKQLLPDLMDILKKRYTILQQIMLSDVIGRRTLANSMQMTERVLRAETDLLKAQGLIEIDSAGMKISEAGYDLLQQLEPVAKELFGLSELEERIKQAYGLQKVVVVPGDSDVSPFAKRELGRAGAKALGNIMSDNDVVAVTGGSTTAEVAEQLTPPTSLKGVWFVPARGGLGESLEIQANTIASTMAKRVGAQYKLLHVPDLLSDHAYESLIQDPSVQEILELIRKSRIVIHGIGDAVEMATRRKLATEIIDELQEQGAVSESFGYYFNDQGEVVHTMLTLGMRLQDIERTDVVIGIAGGKSKAAAIHSVLRFGQEDILIIDEAAAEVIVAEME
- the gap gene encoding type I glyceraldehyde-3-phosphate dehydrogenase; this encodes MIKVGINGFGRIGRLAFRRIQNVAGIEVVAINDLTDAKMLAHLLKYDTTQGRFDGDVEVHDGFFKVNGKEVKVLANRNPEELPWGDLGVDIVLECTGFFTTKEAAEKHLKGGAKKVVISAPATGDMKTIVYNVNHEILDGTETVISGASCTTNCLAPMAKTLQDKFGIVQGLMTTIHAYTGDQNTLDAPHPKGDFRRARAAAENIIPNTTGAAKAIGLVIPELQGILDGAAQRVPVATGSLTELVTVLNKKVTAEEVNAAMQEASDPETFGYTEDEIVSSDIQGITFGSLFDATQTKVLTVGDQQLVKTVAWYDNEMSYTAQLVRTLEHFAKMIK